Below is a genomic region from Candidatus Dependentiae bacterium.
GTTATGCTGTGTGTCAGACAAGGACGTCTTCCATGAAAATCACGGAAATCAAAATTTATCCCGCAAATGTTGGTAAGTTAAAAGCTTATGCAACAATGGTTATCGATAATTGCTTTATCATCAGAGATTTAAAAGTTATCGAAAGCGAAAAGGGAATGTTTGTTTCTATGCCATCTCGCAAAAAACAAGATGGAACATTCAAAGATATTGCACACCCGTTGAATC
It encodes:
- a CDS encoding septation protein SpoVG, with amino-acid sequence MKITEIKIYPANVGKLKAYATMVIDNCFIIRDLKVIESEKGMFVSMPSRKKQDGTFKDIAHPLNQSTREEIERAVIDAWTKHAGKPATEAYDAD